The following are from one region of the Candidatus Binatia bacterium genome:
- a CDS encoding glycine cleavage system protein H: MEPLVHDPFASKGIEYLICLAFLGSLPGYWRHLNRPAPLGAETAEEPVLSGWFHLPARASFHAGHAWAAPAGPGRFRVGLDDFAQKLLGSPALVMLPAVGSHLSRGEQGFALNVGGRQFDLPAPLAGRVVARNEAALRDPALLSDPYGAGWLLEVRPSRWSSGLSSLMQGRSAREWLGRAEEALRLRMSPDVGAVLQDGGVPVAGIARALDEEGWEKLARELLARG, from the coding sequence ATGGAACCGCTCGTGCATGATCCGTTCGCTTCGAAGGGTATCGAGTACCTGATCTGCCTCGCCTTCCTCGGGTCGCTCCCGGGCTACTGGCGCCACCTGAACCGGCCGGCGCCGCTCGGGGCCGAGACTGCGGAGGAGCCGGTCCTGAGCGGCTGGTTCCACCTGCCCGCGAGGGCCTCCTTCCACGCGGGCCACGCCTGGGCCGCGCCCGCGGGGCCGGGACGCTTCCGCGTCGGTCTCGACGACTTCGCGCAGAAGCTGCTTGGAAGCCCCGCCCTGGTCATGCTTCCCGCGGTCGGCTCGCACCTTTCGCGCGGGGAGCAGGGGTTTGCCCTGAACGTGGGCGGCCGGCAGTTCGACCTGCCCGCGCCGCTCGCGGGCCGCGTGGTGGCGCGCAACGAGGCGGCGCTCCGCGACCCCGCGCTGCTGAGCGATCCGTACGGAGCGGGCTGGCTCCTCGAAGTGCGGCCGTCCCGCTGGAGCTCGGGTCTCTCCTCGCTAATGCAGGGGCGGAGCGCGAGGGAATGGCTGGGCCGCGCCGAGGAGGCACTCCGGCTGCGGATGAGCCCGGACGTGGGCGCGGTGCTGCAGGACGGCGGCGTTCCGGTGGCCGGCATCGCGCGGGCCCTGGACGAAGAAGGATGGGAGAAGCTGGCCAGGGAGCTGCTCGCCCGCGGGTGA